GTTACTGACATTTATATCAATACAATCGGCAAGTTGAGAAATACCGGCATTACCCGGTGCACAATAGATCTTGTCTACCTTCGGGCTTTGTGATAATTTATGAACGATAGCATGTTCCCTGCCTCCGCCTCCGACAACCAATATTTTCATGCATAACACCCCCATTAATGTTTAAAATGTCTTATCCCCGTAAATACCATTGATATATTACTTTTATCTGCTTCTTCAATGGAATCCTTGTCCTTTATTGAACCACCGGGCTGTATAATTGCCGTAATTCCCGATTCTTTAGCTGTTTTAACAACATCTGAAAATGGAAAAAATCCATCTGATGCAAGAACACTTCCATTTGCCTTATCACCGGCATGTTTAATAGCTTGTTTCGTAGGCCATATCCTGTTAACCTGCCCTGCACCGATGCCAACAGTTGCACCGTCTTTTGCAAGGACGATTGCATTAGATTTTACATGTTTTACCACTTTCCATGCAAACCTTAGGTCCTTCATTTCTTTTTCGGAAGGTACTTTTTTTGTAACTATTTTTAAATCATCTTCGTTTAAGTCAATTTCGTCTTTTTCCTGTACTAAAAGTCCGCCTTCAACCTTCTTTATATCATATTCATTCACATATCCTTCTTTAAGCCTTAATATCCTTAGATTTTTCTTTTTCTTAAGTACCTCCAATGCTTCAATTTCAAAATCAGGTGCAATAACAATTTCAAGAAAAATCTTTATTAATTCTTCCGCAGTCTTAACATCAACCGTCCTGTTTAATGCAACAATACCGCCGAATATCGATACGGGATCGCATTCATATGCCTTGATATATGCATCATAAATATTTTCAGCAACCGCAACACCACATGGATTGGTATGTTTTAATGCAACCACCGCTGCTTCTCTGAATTCTTTTAAAAGCTCAATAGCTGCATTTGCATCATTAATATTATTAAAGGAAAGCTCCTTGCCTTGAAGCTTAATACAATCTGATATGCCATATGATTTTAAGGTGTTTTTGTAAAATGCCGCTTTTTGATGGGGATTTTCACCATACCTCATGTCCTGTTCTTTTTCATATGCAAATGTCATTACATCAGGGAATTGTTCACCTGCTATCCTTGTTAAGTAATTGTATATAAGAGAATCATAAAGAGCTGTATGTCCAAATGCCTTTGCCGCAAGATAAAACCTTGTTTCTTCTTTTGTATTGCCGTATTCCTTTATTTCTTCTATAACCCTGTCATAGTCTTCGGGATCAACAATAATCGTAACATACTTGTTGTTTTTGGCTGCCGCTCTTATCATAGAAGGTCCGCCTATATCTATGTTTTCAATTGCTTCTTCAAGTGACACATTTTCTTTAAGAATGGTTTCCTTGAAAGGATATAAATTAACTACAACAATATCAATAGGTTTTATATCATGTTCTTTTAATGCCTTTGAATGTTCTTCATTATCACGTACTGCAAGAAGGCCTCCATGAATCTTGGGATGCAGTGTTTTTACTCTTCCCTCCATGATTTCGGGAAAGCCTGTAACATCTGATACTTTTATGACATTCAAGCCATTTTCTTTAAGAATCTTATATGTACCACCAGTCGATACTATTTCATATCCAAGCAGATTAAGATTTTTAGCAAAGCTTAGTATACTTGTCTTTTTAGAAACGCTGATGAGTGCTCTCTTTCCCATATGATTACCTCCTGTTTATTTGAACTGATTTATATGGACTTTGCGCCCCTCTACTTTTAACCTCCCTTCTGCAAATAATTTTACCGCATATGGCAAAAGTTTATGTTCGACTTCCAAGACTTTTTCAGCAATCGTCTCGGGGGTGTCATCCTCTTCTACCTTTACCACTTCTTGAAGTATAATAGGTCCTGTGTCTGCACCCGCATCAACAAAATGCACCGTACAACCCGTATATTTTACACCATATTCATAAACAGCTTTATGAACCTTTTCGCCATAATATCCTTTACCGCAAAAAGAGGGTATTAAGGAAGGATGTATGTTTATGATTTTGTTTTGAAATTTATTGACTATTTCTTCGTTTAATATTGTAATAAATCCGGCGAGAATTATGCCGTCAGGGTTTATCT
This is a stretch of genomic DNA from Aceticella autotrophica. It encodes these proteins:
- the purH gene encoding bifunctional phosphoribosylaminoimidazolecarboxamide formyltransferase/IMP cyclohydrolase; translated protein: MGKRALISVSKKTSILSFAKNLNLLGYEIVSTGGTYKILKENGLNVIKVSDVTGFPEIMEGRVKTLHPKIHGGLLAVRDNEEHSKALKEHDIKPIDIVVVNLYPFKETILKENVSLEEAIENIDIGGPSMIRAAAKNNKYVTIIVDPEDYDRVIEEIKEYGNTKEETRFYLAAKAFGHTALYDSLIYNYLTRIAGEQFPDVMTFAYEKEQDMRYGENPHQKAAFYKNTLKSYGISDCIKLQGKELSFNNINDANAAIELLKEFREAAVVALKHTNPCGVAVAENIYDAYIKAYECDPVSIFGGIVALNRTVDVKTAEELIKIFLEIVIAPDFEIEALEVLKKKKNLRILRLKEGYVNEYDIKKVEGGLLVQEKDEIDLNEDDLKIVTKKVPSEKEMKDLRFAWKVVKHVKSNAIVLAKDGATVGIGAGQVNRIWPTKQAIKHAGDKANGSVLASDGFFPFSDVVKTAKESGITAIIQPGGSIKDKDSIEEADKSNISMVFTGIRHFKH
- the purN gene encoding phosphoribosylglycinamide formyltransferase — encoded protein: MRLVILASGNGTDLQSIIDSVEEGSIPAKIAAVISDKEGAYALERAKIHGIPTYCLSKKDLKDRFYRELLRIIEEINPDGIILAGFITILNEEIVNKFQNKIINIHPSLIPSFCGKGYYGEKVHKAVYEYGVKYTGCTVHFVDAGADTGPIILQEVVKVEEDDTPETIAEKVLEVEHKLLPYAVKLFAEGRLKVEGRKVHINQFK